One Psychrobacillus glaciei genomic region harbors:
- the sigI gene encoding RNA polymerase sigma-I factor has translation MLLSIIQGILKTKQTSKQTSKQKQITTELAQKAKAGNQEVLNDLLFSYTPFMKKTASFVCKRPIDEQDEEFSVAMNGFHEAIMSFNPEENASLQTYAHLIIKRRIIDYIRKESARNEKISYIHTSREDASTEHQLLDEKAIHTYSIEQQSIARKEELIHYTQLLGKFGLSFEELTQVAPKHADARRTAFQTAQIIAETEEFYDFLIRHKRLPLKDIEAIVEVSRKTLERQRKYLIAVVLLLKSDFVYIKEYVKGEIV, from the coding sequence ATGCTTTTGTCCATTATTCAAGGAATTCTCAAAACAAAACAAACTTCAAAACAAACTTCAAAACAAAAACAAATAACGACAGAACTTGCTCAAAAGGCAAAAGCTGGTAATCAGGAGGTTTTAAATGACCTCCTTTTTTCCTATACCCCATTTATGAAAAAAACTGCTTCCTTTGTTTGTAAGCGACCCATTGATGAACAGGATGAGGAGTTTAGTGTGGCCATGAATGGATTTCACGAAGCTATAATGAGTTTTAATCCCGAAGAAAATGCCAGCTTGCAAACCTATGCCCATCTAATAATAAAGAGGCGCATCATTGACTATATTCGAAAAGAATCCGCAAGAAATGAGAAAATTTCATACATACATACGTCGAGAGAAGATGCTTCAACTGAACATCAACTTTTAGACGAGAAAGCAATTCATACTTATTCCATAGAACAACAGTCAATAGCTAGAAAAGAGGAGTTAATCCACTACACCCAATTGCTGGGCAAATTTGGATTATCTTTTGAAGAGTTAACACAAGTAGCACCGAAACATGCGGATGCAAGAAGAACGGCATTTCAAACTGCGCAAATCATTGCAGAAACAGAAGAATTCTATGACTTTTTAATTAGACACAAACGTTTACCACTAAAAGATATCGAAGCAATAGTCGAAGTATCTCGCAAAACACTTGAACGGCAAAGAAAATATTTAATTGCAGTTGTTTTATTATTAAAAAGTGATTTCGTTTATATAAAAGAATATGTCAAAGGAGAAATCGTATGA